The following are from one region of the Capsicum annuum cultivar UCD-10X-F1 chromosome 1, UCD10Xv1.1, whole genome shotgun sequence genome:
- the LOC107869483 gene encoding UV-B-induced protein At3g17800, chloroplastic → MEMSVILADVSVVVPSVAGGLKHSSYTFSDSKSIHSPCFYKSSPSFSVPRLGIGPGKAQTRSWTTRATTSGSSGGDLVPVAPVQLESAVGQFLSQMLKTHPHLLPAAIEQQLENLQNERDTQLKENQSSSKDVLHKRIAEVREKERRKVLDEILYCLIVHKFVDNDISMIPKISETSDPTGSVGFWPNQEQKLESVHSPDAFEMIISHISLVLGERAVGPLDSIVQMSKVKLGKLYAASIMYGYFLKRVDERYQLERTMSKPPESFQISTNPDEPAAPRQLWDPNSLIEMYPEDGDREGYMDSDIERKSERLRSYVMYLDAETLQRYATLRSMEAISVIEKQTQALFGRPDIKVSGDGSLDVSNDEVLSVTYSSLTMLVLEAVAFGSFLWEAESYVESQYHIINS, encoded by the exons ATGGAAATGTCGGTAATTTTGGCTGACGTTTCGGTTGTTGTTCCGTCAGTTGCCGGCGGTCTGAAACATTCGTCGTATACATTTTCCGACTCTAAATCCATTCACTCTCCTTGTTTCTACAAA AGCTCTCCATCTTTTTCTGTTCCGAGGCTAGGAATTGGGCCAGGGAAGGCCCAAACCAGAAGCTGGACAACAAGAGCAACGACATCAGGAAGTTCTGGAGGTGATTTGGTCCCAGTTGCTCCTGTTCAGTTGGAGTCAGCTGTTGGTCAATTTTTATCACAGATGTTGAAAACCCATCCGCATCTGCTTCCTGCAGCTATTGAACAGCAGCTGGAGAACCTTCAGAATGAAAGGGATACCCAATTAAAGGAAAATCAATCTTCATCCAAAGATGTCCTCCATAA gAGAATAGCCGAAGTCAGAGAGAAAGAAAGGCGGAAAGTATTAGATGAGATTCTGTACTGCTTAATCGTACATAAATTTGTAGACAATGACATTTCTATGATCCCAAAAATATCTGAAACATCAGATCCTACAGGAAGTGTGGGTTTTTGGCCAAATCAAGAGCAGAAGCTAGAATCTGTACACTCGCCTGATGCATTTGAAATGATCATCAGCCACATATCTTTAGTTCTTGGTGAGCGTGCTGTGGGGCCTCTCGATAGCATTGTTCAAATGAGCAAAGTCAAACTTGGTAAGCTCTATGCTGCTTCTATTATGTATGGATATTTCCTCAAAAGGGTTGATGAGCGTTATCAACTTGAGAGAACTATGAGTAAGCCTCCTGAGAGTTTCCAGATCTCAACGAATCCTGATGAGCCAGCAGCACCAAGACAACTATGGGATCCAAATTCATTGATAGAAATGTACCCTGAAGATGGTGACAGAGAAGGATATATGGATTCTGATATTGAGAGAAAATCAGAGAGGCTGAGATCGTATGTGATGTATTTGGATGCGGAAACACTACAGAGATATGCGACCTTAAGATCAATGGAAGCAATTAGTGTGATTGAAAAGCAGACACAAGCATTGTTTGGAAGGCCTGATATTAAAGTTTCTGGTGATGGTTCCCTAGATGTATCTAATGATGAAGTTCTGTCTGTTACATACTCTAGTTTGACCATGCTGGTGCTAGAGGCAGTTGCTTTTGGATCATTTTTGTGGGAGGCAGAAAGCTATGTTGAGTCACAATATCATATAATTAATAGCTAG